The Nitrospira sp. KM1 genome includes a window with the following:
- a CDS encoding AsmA-like C-terminal region-containing protein — translation MTVPFRPRFSVFEMLGIVCLLVLALLLTVVAYLQTPHAFRHVLVPLVQRITGAAIDARSGALYLRGQLEMGGFAFVDADSGLALTAERVHLRLSPWTLIKEPLPVIEELQIQGAEVRMRLDQRSGKESGDVQKSEPVTSRPFHFPVVIERARLDDSTVIIETNSRRLSGRIVSALEHIGPGRTGSISVRAGLLIEQENSQDLSGTIDLGMSVDVTSDGSFRWEGTNKAFVRKGPGGLEPTGTDVFGIRQALAGHYQGSISRLNGSSELALTRGKIPLGTASLAWNVDGSARATIADGSLTLSEVTPDALNLWLAEHEGLQLQADSIGAEFIGRLEGAKTSVRGQAKGIAVRLLSTDGKTGPPVDVVFQEDGWFDSATDDLGIQLLSLTISEGARIVATGELDRPTVLNLAPRDHEVTMEGQEDRSVWSVKLISSRIQDLRPWATLFGPDPFKGVTAGTVQGAMSISMREHGMTMDASGQLRSTGVLVQSEAKGGVIGPLEMLADVKAKLTGLSVVDLQSIRVTTHLNNQTVAVLQATGGWQLSAETGLSGLDGSLDLTGLPGEALNPLVGLWSRVKVGRARIDGHAALKMNRVRASWEVRLQNKGLHLLLPDSDGNVPPLDLTVSHSGEFVRDERTVRLNQLLINVFEEKRSVAALSLDHPLTMHLLATKAGHANGPTDPITLGLRINRLSIGYLRPWIELGGGQPIRWLRTGVIDADLKARFIDVDDIALAGRLDLDRISFANVDHAVPPMVFSTDIRGSIARRSKVTVESWTARVRGENQVLGHTRLSGTADSGGSSDVVLEIASQNMAELLERLGLLTERQYGLISGGHLAGNVRVVTAGPGRPFTAQGTLRGTDLSIRMGGDQRMTRSLNVTADVEVDPGRHVAEIKRGEIDVHAGERDAGRFSISGRWPVNAEEDNAQTGSIEVAVQEWDGGAVADFFNLLPGRASGPLLVTGAVKISRTTGGKSLTVQGSETIGPITVEVASGKRTSATMMIKHNVGFHGDEIRVSDLSLDAKRLDGLPDKATMSGSIRKGANRGAHLRGHVESLDVDWYTGLLTEREDRGHPRTAERSKRTHEDPDMTDALDVDIDLAVGTILYRNLEIGSGRLAVKSDDTGLHAMLDPTGIAGGSVQGTVTLVEKHGLQDIGWDVKGNALDLGVLIKAILSEQEPRIIGRGRFTTIGHGQGQGERLRKSLTGTATVDVEDGKFVHSPALEFLAEKTNISDFKGLGFRTIHGEFRAENGWIYLDQLKADGPSVAVQAAGKIGLDGRVDAFLEPQVGPQFSEHVKIPCLDQFTKTAEGFTRLPVAVSVKGTLAKPSFGADVTSANLVARQTSAVIGTVADVLTGCRGGQAAQKATENAFKAATDSGKQLFDKMLGGKKEP, via the coding sequence ATGACCGTACCATTCCGACCGCGATTTTCGGTGTTCGAAATGCTGGGGATCGTCTGTCTCCTCGTGCTCGCGCTTCTACTGACTGTCGTGGCGTATCTGCAGACCCCTCATGCATTTCGTCATGTTCTGGTTCCGCTTGTGCAGCGCATCACGGGAGCGGCGATCGATGCGCGGAGCGGGGCCTTATATCTCCGGGGTCAACTGGAGATGGGCGGGTTTGCCTTTGTGGACGCTGATTCGGGCTTGGCATTGACAGCGGAGCGTGTCCATCTTCGCCTATCGCCATGGACCCTGATCAAGGAGCCGTTACCCGTGATCGAGGAATTGCAGATACAGGGCGCGGAGGTCCGGATGAGGCTGGATCAGAGATCAGGAAAGGAATCGGGCGACGTTCAAAAATCAGAACCGGTGACAAGCCGACCGTTCCATTTTCCCGTTGTGATTGAAAGGGCCAGATTAGATGATTCGACGGTGATCATTGAAACGAATAGCCGACGGCTGAGCGGTCGCATCGTCTCTGCATTGGAGCACATTGGTCCCGGCCGGACCGGTTCTATCTCGGTACGAGCCGGTCTCCTCATCGAGCAGGAAAACAGCCAGGACTTGTCCGGTACGATCGATTTGGGAATGTCCGTGGACGTGACGAGCGATGGATCGTTCAGATGGGAAGGGACCAACAAGGCATTCGTCCGCAAAGGCCCGGGAGGGCTGGAGCCAACAGGTACCGACGTTTTTGGAATTCGGCAGGCTCTGGCAGGACACTATCAAGGGAGTATCTCGCGCCTGAACGGTTCTTCCGAGCTTGCGCTGACGAGAGGAAAAATCCCGCTCGGCACCGCCAGCCTGGCATGGAATGTCGACGGGTCCGCCAGGGCAACCATAGCCGATGGATCGCTCACATTGAGCGAAGTCACGCCTGATGCGTTGAATCTCTGGCTGGCTGAACATGAGGGACTGCAGTTACAGGCAGATTCGATTGGCGCGGAGTTCATTGGACGCCTGGAAGGCGCGAAGACTTCCGTTCGCGGTCAGGCCAAAGGAATTGCGGTTCGTCTGCTATCGACGGACGGAAAGACCGGTCCACCCGTCGATGTCGTGTTCCAGGAGGATGGCTGGTTCGACTCTGCGACGGACGATCTCGGCATCCAGCTACTCTCGCTGACCATCAGCGAAGGAGCCAGAATCGTCGCGACAGGCGAATTGGATCGCCCGACGGTCCTCAATCTCGCGCCCCGCGACCACGAGGTCACAATGGAAGGCCAGGAGGATCGGTCCGTCTGGTCTGTGAAGTTAATCTCTTCCAGGATTCAGGATCTTCGCCCGTGGGCGACGCTGTTTGGGCCTGATCCGTTCAAAGGCGTGACGGCTGGGACAGTGCAAGGCGCGATGTCGATTTCGATGCGAGAACATGGCATGACCATGGATGCCTCCGGGCAACTGCGATCGACGGGAGTTCTGGTGCAGAGTGAAGCCAAAGGGGGAGTGATTGGGCCGCTCGAAATGCTCGCCGATGTGAAGGCGAAGCTGACCGGACTGTCCGTCGTAGATCTACAATCGATCCGCGTGACGACTCACCTCAACAATCAAACTGTGGCCGTCTTGCAGGCGACCGGAGGGTGGCAGTTATCCGCTGAAACGGGACTGAGTGGTTTGGACGGCTCGCTGGACCTGACCGGATTACCGGGTGAGGCGCTGAACCCGCTTGTGGGTCTCTGGAGTCGGGTGAAGGTCGGCCGTGCGCGGATCGACGGCCATGCGGCGCTCAAAATGAATCGCGTGCGTGCGAGTTGGGAGGTAAGGTTACAGAACAAAGGCCTTCATCTTCTATTGCCCGACAGTGATGGAAACGTCCCTCCGTTAGATCTGACCGTTTCACATAGCGGAGAATTTGTGAGGGATGAGCGGACCGTCCGTCTGAATCAATTGCTTATCAACGTATTCGAAGAGAAGCGCTCGGTGGCGGCGCTGTCCTTGGACCATCCGCTGACCATGCATCTGCTCGCGACAAAAGCCGGTCATGCCAATGGGCCAACGGATCCGATCACACTAGGATTGCGGATCAACCGGCTGTCCATCGGATACTTGCGTCCCTGGATCGAGCTGGGTGGAGGACAACCCATTCGATGGCTCCGGACCGGCGTGATAGATGCCGATCTCAAGGCGCGGTTCATCGACGTTGATGATATTGCCCTTGCCGGAAGGTTGGACCTGGATCGAATATCGTTCGCGAATGTCGATCATGCAGTCCCGCCCATGGTGTTCAGTACGGACATCCGCGGCTCCATTGCACGACGGTCAAAAGTTACGGTGGAGTCGTGGACGGCGCGAGTGCGCGGGGAGAATCAAGTACTCGGCCACACCCGTCTGTCCGGAACCGCCGATTCTGGCGGCTCAAGCGATGTCGTTTTGGAAATCGCATCCCAGAATATGGCTGAATTATTGGAACGATTGGGGTTGTTGACTGAACGCCAGTACGGTCTGATCTCCGGTGGTCACCTTGCCGGCAATGTTCGGGTCGTCACCGCCGGCCCCGGTCGACCGTTTACTGCACAGGGAACGCTGCGCGGCACCGACTTGAGCATCCGGATGGGCGGGGACCAACGTATGACACGGTCGCTCAACGTAACAGCCGACGTGGAAGTCGATCCGGGAAGACATGTCGCGGAGATCAAACGGGGTGAGATCGACGTCCATGCCGGTGAACGTGACGCGGGACGGTTTTCCATTAGCGGGCGTTGGCCGGTGAATGCAGAAGAAGATAACGCACAGACCGGAAGTATCGAGGTGGCGGTCCAGGAATGGGACGGAGGAGCTGTCGCGGACTTTTTCAACCTCTTGCCCGGCCGCGCGTCCGGTCCGTTGCTCGTCACCGGGGCGGTCAAGATAAGTCGCACGACGGGAGGCAAGAGCCTGACGGTGCAGGGATCGGAGACAATCGGTCCGATCACCGTGGAGGTCGCAAGCGGGAAGCGAACCTCTGCCACCATGATGATCAAGCACAATGTGGGGTTTCATGGCGACGAGATCCGGGTGTCGGACCTGTCGCTCGATGCGAAGCGTCTCGATGGCCTCCCGGACAAAGCCACCATGAGTGGAAGTATTCGAAAAGGGGCGAACCGTGGTGCGCACCTGCGCGGTCATGTCGAATCACTCGATGTCGACTGGTATACGGGACTTTTGACTGAACGCGAGGATCGCGGTCACCCGCGGACTGCTGAGCGGTCGAAGAGGACGCACGAAGATCCAGACATGACCGATGCGCTGGATGTGGACATTGATCTTGCCGTAGGCACCATTCTGTACCGGAATCTGGAGATCGGTTCAGGCAGATTGGCCGTCAAGAGCGATGATACGGGACTGCATGCGATGTTGGATCCGACTGGGATTGCCGGAGGATCTGTTCAGGGCACCGTGACTCTTGTCGAGAAGCACGGCTTGCAGGATATCGGATGGGACGTGAAAGGTAACGCCCTTGATCTCGGCGTGCTCATCAAGGCCATCCTTTCCGAGCAGGAGCCACGGATTATAGGACGGGGCAGGTTCACGACCATTGGCCATGGCCAGGGACAAGGGGAACGACTGAGGAAAAGCCTGACCGGCACGGCCACGGTGGACGTCGAGGACGGGAAATTCGTCCATTCGCCCGCCCTTGAATTCCTCGCCGAAAAGACCAACATCAGTGATTTCAAAGGACTGGGATTTCGCACCATACACGGAGAGTTTAGAGCCGAGAACGGATGGATATATCTTGATCAGCTGAAGGCTGACGGCCCGTCCGTGGCGGTCCAAGCTGCCGGCAAGATTGGATTGGACGGCCGCGTCGACGCGTTCTTGGAGCCTCAAGTCGGGCCCCAGTTCTCCGAACACGTCAAGATCCCGTGTCTCGATCAGTTCACCAAGACAGCTGAAGGGTTTACCCGATTACCGGTGGCGGTTTCAGTCAAAGGCACGTTGGCCAAACCCTCTTTTGGAGCGGACGTGACATCCGCCAATCTGGTTGCACGGCAGACAAGCGCGGTCATCGGTACCGTTGCCGATGTCCTGACAGGCTGTCGCGGTGGTCAAGCTGCCCAAAAGGCCACAGAAAATGCGTTCAAGGCGGCAACCGATTCGGGCAAACAACTCTTCGATAAGATGCTCGGCGGGAAAAAAGAGCCGTGA
- a CDS encoding M48 family metalloprotease, with protein sequence MMSPMPAGERFPFLAGLSRRMRLAILTIIHALCVVAGIIGCAPLLTPEEQQARNELLEKLRPWRQEQRDRLNFIGLALQDRLSRPSIIPVLMYAGVAGDRIDAGCTGDAIALFEGMVRFLSDDDELAFVIAHEMAHCFEGRGSWARTWSQSPVFSQSDEERADAFALAYLHEAGFDIDTGVETLVRLSTEVPRSMTGLYFVIHPHSLGRIARAKEGAAATHRGTHPATLRPLRSPVRKVTFAMTAWVDLTRVSKESRWVQRFDHEMRAFADPRFTAIETSKQQIKLAEEQGDPAAVERARKESETLTAQLQEEIATKRLEILTQTNQPFHRAIVQVTREGMYGDPNARLADLLDRSNLKE encoded by the coding sequence ATGATGTCACCGATGCCCGCCGGTGAGCGCTTTCCCTTCCTCGCCGGCCTGTCCCGGCGTATGCGGCTGGCGATCCTCACCATCATCCATGCGCTATGTGTCGTGGCCGGCATCATCGGTTGCGCTCCGCTCCTCACCCCTGAAGAGCAGCAAGCCCGCAACGAGCTGCTCGAGAAGCTGCGGCCATGGCGCCAAGAACAGCGGGACCGATTGAACTTCATTGGACTGGCTCTGCAGGACCGTTTGAGCCGCCCTTCAATTATCCCCGTTCTCATGTACGCGGGCGTGGCAGGCGACAGGATCGATGCCGGGTGTACGGGCGATGCGATCGCACTGTTCGAGGGAATGGTGAGATTTCTCTCCGATGACGACGAATTGGCATTTGTCATCGCTCATGAAATGGCCCACTGCTTTGAGGGCCGGGGATCGTGGGCGCGCACGTGGTCTCAGTCTCCCGTCTTTTCTCAGTCGGACGAGGAACGGGCCGATGCCTTTGCATTAGCCTATCTCCATGAAGCAGGATTCGACATCGACACGGGCGTCGAAACCCTCGTGAGGCTCTCGACTGAGGTCCCGCGCAGCATGACGGGCCTCTATTTCGTGATCCATCCTCATTCGCTCGGGCGTATCGCACGAGCAAAGGAAGGCGCCGCCGCAACACACCGCGGCACCCATCCGGCGACACTCCGGCCGCTTCGGTCGCCGGTTCGCAAAGTCACGTTTGCCATGACAGCATGGGTCGATCTGACGAGGGTGTCGAAAGAATCACGATGGGTTCAACGGTTCGATCATGAGATGCGCGCCTTCGCCGATCCGCGGTTCACAGCAATCGAGACGTCCAAACAACAGATCAAACTCGCCGAGGAACAAGGAGATCCGGCCGCCGTCGAGCGTGCCAGAAAAGAGTCGGAGACGCTCACCGCCCAGTTGCAAGAGGAAATTGCGACTAAACGCCTTGAAATTCTCACCCAAACCAACCAGCCCTTCCATCGGGCCATCGTTCAGGTCACGCGCGAGGGCATGTACGGTGATCCCAATGCACGACTCGCTGATTTGTTAGACCGGTCCAATCTGAAAGAGTGA
- a CDS encoding M48 family metalloprotease — MMALLLIVLPFAMLSCAQRPPAQSSNQLQILAELDARQQSLANEQLYRVSILSMALQDPAHIPRYVPVSLVMSNEINAYCDGDRMGVLQGMVRFLSDDNELAAVIGHELGHCLREHVNKRRARQAEPFSHMAAFWGSKLFDQEEEREADLDALRFLDLAGFNLEAAVTMWERKAAALPYTNRKSYFSTHPGTFERLVQAKKVVAGSKKENHPAHEGNGIPPSSRLHTEAAWFDHAGVTAQSKFLRWMRDGHQTFLAKRRRAIEQELARLQNDGRLEDRFAAETLAAEVQASVMRLEREIADRERVVDLASTNAIKRSLLRLSLEPPPEDPTARLIALLDETFNTLQMISGSDDVTDARR, encoded by the coding sequence ATGATGGCGCTACTCCTGATTGTGCTGCCCTTCGCGATGCTGTCCTGCGCTCAGAGACCGCCGGCACAGTCCAGCAACCAGCTTCAGATATTGGCCGAACTCGACGCGAGACAGCAGTCCCTTGCGAACGAGCAACTCTATCGAGTATCCATCTTGAGCATGGCCTTGCAGGATCCTGCTCATATCCCACGCTATGTGCCGGTCTCGCTGGTCATGAGCAACGAGATCAACGCCTATTGCGACGGCGACAGAATGGGCGTACTGCAAGGTATGGTGCGCTTTCTTTCCGATGACAATGAGTTGGCCGCGGTGATCGGTCACGAGTTGGGACATTGCCTGCGGGAGCATGTGAATAAGCGCCGTGCCCGACAAGCCGAACCCTTTTCTCACATGGCGGCGTTCTGGGGGAGCAAACTGTTTGATCAGGAAGAGGAACGGGAAGCCGATCTCGACGCACTCAGATTTCTCGACCTCGCAGGATTCAATCTGGAGGCGGCTGTGACGATGTGGGAGCGCAAGGCCGCTGCACTGCCCTACACCAATAGGAAAAGTTATTTCTCCACACACCCGGGAACCTTCGAACGCCTTGTCCAAGCGAAAAAAGTCGTTGCCGGCTCGAAGAAGGAGAACCATCCCGCCCACGAAGGCAACGGCATACCTCCTTCTTCGAGACTACACACTGAGGCGGCTTGGTTCGATCACGCCGGCGTCACTGCACAGTCGAAATTTCTTAGATGGATGCGTGACGGCCATCAGACGTTTCTTGCAAAACGCCGGCGAGCGATCGAACAAGAGCTCGCCCGCCTGCAGAACGACGGACGGCTTGAAGACCGATTTGCCGCCGAGACCCTTGCAGCCGAGGTGCAGGCATCGGTGATGCGACTGGAGCGGGAGATTGCCGACCGAGAACGCGTGGTCGATCTGGCTTCGACAAATGCGATCAAGCGAAGCCTACTGCGTCTTTCTCTCGAGCCTCCGCCGGAAGATCCGACCGCGCGACTCATCGCCTTGCTGGACGAAACGTTCAACACCTTGCAGATGATATCCGGCAGTGATGATGTCACCGATGCCCGCCGGTGA
- a CDS encoding SgcJ/EcaC family oxidoreductase produces MSESGHASDESIHRLYDRLIEGWNAGSGEAFASVFADDGDLIGFDGSHFKGRDQIGSFHQRLLDTHMKGSRLVGRIMSVRFVSPHAAVLHAIGSTIMPGASRPSPSRDSIQTMVVIHRDGEWRLAAFQNTRVRPLGHHWGGTAIWMVTDWLWKIFGRKV; encoded by the coding sequence ATGAGTGAATCCGGCCATGCGAGCGATGAGTCGATTCACCGCCTGTATGATCGTCTCATCGAAGGGTGGAACGCGGGTAGCGGGGAGGCCTTTGCTTCAGTGTTTGCCGATGACGGAGATTTGATCGGCTTCGACGGGTCACACTTCAAGGGACGGGACCAGATAGGTTCATTCCATCAGCGATTGCTCGATACCCACATGAAGGGCTCGCGCCTCGTCGGCCGCATCATGAGCGTGCGATTTGTGAGTCCCCACGCGGCCGTGCTTCATGCGATCGGCAGCACCATCATGCCCGGCGCCTCGCGGCCGTCGCCATCGAGAGACTCGATTCAAACGATGGTGGTGATTCATCGCGATGGTGAATGGCGTTTGGCGGCTTTTCAAAATACGAGAGTTCGCCCTTTGGGCCATCATTGGGGAGGAACGGCGATCTGGATGGTAACGGATTGGCTGTGGAAAATCTTCGGACGGAAGGTTTGA
- a CDS encoding rhodanese-like domain-containing protein has translation MGTQIEIKDPARAKSFFEAKMSFTTGPTELERMIKNNEVNVVDVRAEEDYAKGHVPGAVNLPKDQWSTEKGLRRDKTNVLYCYSIVCHLAATAAVEFAGKGYPVMELDGGWRWWQDDGYDIEK, from the coding sequence ATGGGAACACAGATTGAAATCAAAGACCCGGCTCGAGCCAAGAGTTTTTTTGAGGCGAAGATGTCATTTACAACAGGCCCGACCGAATTGGAGCGTATGATCAAAAATAATGAGGTCAATGTCGTCGATGTTCGGGCGGAAGAGGATTATGCCAAGGGACACGTTCCGGGCGCGGTCAATCTGCCTAAGGATCAGTGGTCCACCGAAAAGGGATTGCGAAGAGACAAAACCAACGTCCTGTATTGTTACTCGATAGTTTGCCATCTCGCGGCCACCGCCGCGGTGGAATTCGCGGGCAAGGGCTATCCGGTGATGGAACTCGATGGCGGATGGCGTTGGTGGCAAGACGATGGATACGACATCGAAAAATAA
- a CDS encoding cyclopropane-fatty-acyl-phospholipid synthase family protein, with protein MTNPKHAAEPTPELFFQTANAYQRSQAIKAAIDLDLFTAIGEGKNTTDSLAAHCGAAARGVRILSDYLTIQGFLIKNGDRYQLTQDSSVFLDKKSPAYIGASLGFLHAPKFTDAFHHLTASVKQGRTAAGGDGTVEPENPVWVDFAKSMIPLMIKPAQGIADFVGKTQPGVKRVLDIAAGHGIFGIEIAKRCLSAEIVALDWPAVLAVAQDLARQAGVQERYRTIAGDAFQQDFGQGYDLVLLTNFLHHFSMDTCESLLRKIKRCLTPDGRVLTLEFIPNDDRITPPMVAEFSLIMLATTPGGDAYTLKEYDRMFKASGFSRTDQHVVPGSMEQVLVSYV; from the coding sequence ATGACCAACCCGAAACATGCAGCGGAGCCCACGCCGGAATTGTTTTTTCAAACGGCCAATGCCTATCAGCGATCGCAAGCCATAAAAGCGGCCATCGATCTGGATTTGTTTACGGCAATCGGGGAAGGGAAGAATACGACAGATTCCCTGGCAGCCCATTGCGGGGCGGCAGCTCGGGGCGTGCGCATTCTCAGCGACTATCTCACCATCCAGGGTTTTCTGATCAAGAACGGAGATCGGTACCAACTTACGCAGGACTCCTCGGTATTTCTCGATAAAAAGTCACCGGCATATATTGGAGCGTCTCTGGGTTTCCTGCACGCGCCGAAGTTCACCGATGCCTTCCACCACCTGACGGCTTCCGTCAAACAAGGGCGGACCGCGGCGGGGGGAGACGGGACTGTTGAGCCGGAGAACCCCGTCTGGGTCGATTTCGCCAAATCAATGATTCCACTGATGATCAAACCGGCTCAAGGGATTGCCGATTTCGTCGGCAAGACTCAACCAGGAGTCAAACGGGTCCTCGATATAGCCGCCGGGCACGGCATATTTGGAATCGAAATCGCCAAACGCTGCCTGAGTGCGGAGATCGTAGCGCTCGATTGGCCGGCGGTGCTGGCTGTTGCCCAAGATCTTGCCCGACAAGCCGGCGTGCAGGAACGGTACCGGACGATCGCAGGAGATGCTTTTCAGCAGGATTTTGGACAGGGCTACGATCTGGTGTTGCTCACGAATTTCCTCCATCACTTTTCCATGGACACCTGCGAATCCCTCTTGCGCAAGATCAAACGGTGTCTCACCCCAGATGGGCGGGTGCTGACGCTTGAATTCATCCCAAACGACGATCGAATTACCCCGCCCATGGTGGCCGAATTCAGTCTCATTATGCTGGCCACGACGCCAGGGGGGGATGCCTACACGCTCAAAGAATACGATCGAATGTTCAAGGCCTCGGGATTTTCAAGGACTGATCAGCATGTGGTACCGGGGTCCATGGAGCAGGTGCTCGTATCCTATGTATGA